The genomic segment ataaactttaactattattttataaattgtattaaaaaaaaaaaaaactcaacgtACTTTGCTTGTTATATTGTCACAGGtgcgaataatattaataataatagcattaatacttatcaatcgtcgtaatattattgctggaatttcataaaaaaaattgtactacgGTATCAGATAGGTACCAGAAAACTAatctaaatcattttttcttattatttattagatgaCCTCGTCGTAGTCAAATCCTACAAGGTACCATCTACAGAAACTGGAAAGGtaataattgtgaatattaatccaccgtgaattgtaattattactattttgtaacataatttattcataatcgtACTACCTATatgatcataaataaaataatgtgtaggtatatcatattatattgttaatatattattatatatttattttagcagTAAAAGTTAAacctaaaatattgtaataatactatataatatgaattcaccaagcatgctcacctaGGTGAATAGATTTCTATGTTTTCctttaattttcagaaaaattatccgctaaataatttacagtagaaaagtttttcatttgaaaaacaaaagtatgtATATCCataggacactccttaagtagtacaaaaatctcaacaatattaaaatatggtctttaatttttttaataattctaaaagtCAAATTTTAAGTAACTGCATAATTGAAGAATAGAAGGgggttagtaattattatacttggtgaatgtactgtatataaaaaaaatcatctccCACAATGTCTGAGGGttatctttaataaaaaataaaagtaagtaaaACTTAGAAACAACATATTACAatactgaatattaataattacttataagttataacaaatttcattattgttgatatatacaattaatattagtattctaaccatgtaaacacacgtgcgtgtacaatgtcgttttctaatagatacttatgcagttacgatatagctgtgcaacacttttactatcgctttctatattgtatacggatacgggatgaccttaactaatcatatatatatagggcctttgaagtatgtaagaatcacttgcacggccaccgtcgtacagtgcgtatacggtgtgtgtgtgtacagtcacgttaaattgtccagttgtacgttattatatattatacttatacataaaaatattgtcgtgtatattcatttatattaatactaaaacggttagtctgccaagctgcactttcaacaattataatatacagcttATCAATTAATTGATCCTGTGTAATATCCTAAAATTCTTCCAATTCAAAACATAGTTTCCGCTCTCGATTTATGGTCTTAAATAAAAGGTGTTCCGGTTTATAACGCTGGACTCCCTCCTGCCCCCTATCGCGCATAAATGTGTGACGAAACGTCTAAAAACAACTAGGTACTTCAAATTtttgattcgattttttttgttttatttgttttcagtgTCTGATGAAATGCATGATCACCAAACTAGGActggtaataatttatgtgtttagtCATGCTCTTAAACGTGTACTCTGTGACTctagttaaaaactaaattgtcttccattataatatactatgttgtTTCAGCAGAACGACGATGGTTCGTACAACAAAACTGGCATGGAAGCGGGATTAAAGAAATACTGGTCGGAATGGTCTACGGAGAAGATCGAGGCTATAAACAACAAGTGTTACGAAGAAGGTAATATACTACCACCCTTCTATATCATGTTgcaatttagtaataatatattagtcggTAGTGGACGGAAAACTGTGTGAACGAAATTGTATAAGTCTTTATTAGTGTGGTTTATCAATGTTGTATCgaacataaataacaatacctaaCATACCTAGTGAGTCCAACCAAAAGTCAGGAATATCATTTAACAGATCACAAAAGCTATTTTTCCATTTCATTTTCCAGAAAACCTCAAAAGAACTGACGAAAAATAGGTCACATTAAATTCGCAATAAAATGTTCTAGTTTGGTAATATTGTGTTTTCTGTATACCTAGCTagttaaaacgtaataataattattttttttttgttattcacatAGTGGTACCtgtacaataaaacattttatcttaattaatgttttaaatttaatggaaaataaacaaataaatattcctTAATTTAACACAAACGTATTGTTATTGACTAAACTAAACCATTAAAGCTAGTGTACaacaaaaagaaaattcaaTAGTTAGGAGTCCTAACTTAGGACGCATTATTAATtcgttaagttattatttaatttctttaaaatttgcacaataaatgtgtataatgagtgataattaaaaaaaaagacgaaTTAACctatttttaagataattaaGTTAAGAATTTGTgttcttattaaattaaattttagtagtTTTAATAACTACATTGTTTGCAAATTACTAGTGTTTTTTAtcattgtgttaattttttcaaataacttgCTTGCGATCATATATAAGTAACGAGTTAATGAAAAAGTTGAAAGTTAACTCAATTGGATAACTTTCACAGGCTCAATACCTTGACTTTTAAGTCAGTTTCAGTCAGTTTAACATGTTATAAAatcatacgtcataatattactaattactataatcTGCTTGTTTTGCAATGGGCGAATAAGTACgatttcataatattctatattgaaaaacaattacaCAGGGTTTTATTTTCACGCAttcactttaaattttaaaactacagATATTGTACGCGTACCTAGACACAGGAACTCTGTTCATCACCACTAATATCGTTCtcataaaacacaaaaaaatcgtatagataatatttaagtcTATCTGCCTGTGAAATTTTAGtagatatgtttataattataaacatatatttatattgattacagCTTTACTTGTGCCAAAGGAGGTAGTAGCGACGTGCGATTACTCGTACACTGTGATGGCATGTTTGAACAAGCAAATGGATCTCGACAAGTTAACTTGAAACTCGTAAGCGTTAAATGAATTGCCcactattgtttatttgtattgtatatgtatatagtttcaCAGAAggctaaaattaatattatacatttcacttACAGTAATAGTATAGGGAAAACATTTTCGGACTTTATAAACAGAAATTTCCAAAAAGGTTTGaagtttaacaattttaatacgaAACCTAAACAATATTTCCATTTTTGATACAGAATTTTTCTTGGAAATGTACTTAGTACTAACATCTCTAGTTTTGGGttgcacaaaacatttaaaacaacaatagtGAGCTATTGGTCccttaaacaatatttagtgCCCCGACTGATTGTTTATGCAATCCAGcatgggtatattataatattatataagcgatttattattgttattctcaTATTCTTGTTTTTCATGTTTCCAGTTGAGTATGTTGAAGAGTGGACCGAGTGGACCGAAAAGATAGTCAAACGTagctagatatttttttttcattttaaaacccATTTATtacaacagttataataatttgaatgctcaaacactttatattatacaataacgtatattttttgatatacctaCGATCACCTTGTCACGGTTatataacgaataataaattgtaaaaaccattggaataacaataattattataaacctatattgtattgacgttttaaaaaaatactataatttaattggttAATTATGATGACGTGGCGTTTTATTTTGTcgttataacaattattgttcttagaaacaatatataatatatgtactcaTAATGCTGATATTCGCTTGGAAGTGGAAATACCGTAGATTTTAATTGTTATCCCTCCCTTTTCCCCCTtttcctatttattataattattttattttcatttagcaTAGACAGTCTGGTATATTAACGCTGAACTCGGATACGGacgtttaaaatagtaaataatcaaaaacaaatacattattaacggttatttatttatgtaggatactatagtaaaatagtaaaatagaaGAATTAAAAagcaaatacattaaa from the Acyrthosiphon pisum isolate AL4f chromosome X, pea_aphid_22Mar2018_4r6ur, whole genome shotgun sequence genome contains:
- the LOC100575228 gene encoding uncharacterized protein LOC100575228, producing the protein MSSSTFYITFLFGIAMLISCGYGTFTTEQIDYYGRACKASEDDLVVVKSYKVPSTETGKCLMKCMITKLGLQNDDGSYNKTGMEAGLKKYWSEWSTEKIEAINNKCYEEALLVPKEVVATCDYSYTVMACLNKQMDLDKLT